A DNA window from Ostrea edulis chromosome 5, xbOstEdul1.1, whole genome shotgun sequence contains the following coding sequences:
- the LOC125651058 gene encoding uncharacterized protein K02A2.6-like — protein sequence MASYQVQPPENFTFTKPEEWPKWVKRFEKFRVVSGLSKKDEAIQVNTLIYALGNEAEDIFNSFGLNEDDAKKYETVSDKFQAHFVSRRNVIFERAKFNQRKQQEGESADSFITALYTVVEHCEYGQLKDEMIRDRIVVGIRDSKLSEKLQLNPDLKLEDAINQARQREAVQKQQAIVRNELSSSSGGASSVDVVSNFKKHGQRKKHSFQSGKSNKKGFTKPASGHNNKGAKPVSCHRCGNSQAHSREECPAKNQKCNKCHKIGHFARKCQSLHEIAIESDEEFLGAIHENANSSECKPWLTTIEINGHAVEFKIDTGADVTAIPEKTFNTLNVNNLQLSQKILKGPGRNTLNVIGKFRCELFQENRKTHQDLYVIRGLNKPLLGRPAIEKLEIVKQIASLQLHSDYKQKFPSLFQGLGRLQGEYEIKMREDAQPYAVTAPRRVALPYLEKVKDELSRMESSGVISPVDEPTDWCSGLVVIPKKNNCVRLCIDLTQLNKWVRRENFQLPSTEETLNRLTGAKVFSKLDANSGFWQIPLDPASRLLTTFITPFGRYCFNRLPFGISSAPEYFQKRMQMILAGFEGVLCQMDDILVFGATQEEHDGRLENVLRKLCEAGITLNSAKCEFSKDQITFVGHVIDQNGIQPDPKKVSAVKNYEAPQNVTDVRRFLGMVNQLGRFTPNLAEHSKLLRDLLHKDNEFTWGPPQEQAFSKIKEELSNETVLALYDPKDPTKVSADASSYGLGAVLLQATDSSSNHWKPIAYASRSMGPTEQQYAQVEKEALAVTWACEKFSDFLIGMKFNIETYHKPLISLLGSKAISDLPPRIQRFRMRLMRYEYEIYHVPGKNLYTADALSRAPQQEMSKEEEEFQTVMEAYVDSIIETLPASESLLEEIRRKLHEDSVLRIVMRYCEEGWPGFEKPPINIVTLPFWQIREKLSVCQGLLMRGNRLVIPTALRADMLQRIHEGHQGILKCRERVRNSIWWPGINRETEDLVKSCSVCVKNRPDHAEPLRPTKFPDRPWKMLATDLFHLKIDNYLLVVDYFSRYVEIAKLESTTSQIIINHLKSMFARHGIPDTLVSDNGPQYASSVFQTFSRNYGFRLQTSSPHYSQGNGEAERAVQTVKRLLRNATDSYLALLAYRATPLKNGCSPAELLMGRKLRTTLPENPRNYYPKWPDLGKVRHLEEQSRQNQKLNFDFAKKARPLSLLKAGETVWVKGEGGGTTGTVVTRTQQSDRSYIIETPKGSIRRNRRHLAPASMLKDEVFASDTFDQDMDIRNNVNPVSENARNKTSETVSHTTRNQVATKSVNEKLTCVDQNTSRITRSGRVSKLIERLNL from the coding sequence ATGGCGTCGTACCAGGTTCAACCGCCAGAAAATTTCACCTTCACGAAACCTGAAGAGTGGCCGAAATGGGTTAAACGGTTTGAGAAGTTTAGAGTTGTTTCAGGCCTAAGCAAGAAAGATGAGGCAATTCAGGTGAACACACTTATATACGCCTTGGGTAATGAGGCCGAGgacattttcaattcatttggaTTAAATGAGGATGACGCCAAGAAATATGAAACGGTTAGTGACAAATTTCAAGCACACTTCGTTTCACGTCGAAATGTTATTTTCGAAAGAGCCAAATTTAACCAAAGAAAACAACAAGAAGGGGAGTCCGCAGACAGTTTTATAACTGCACTTTATACCGTAGTTGAACACTGTGAGTATGGACAATTGAAAGATGAAATGATCCGAGATAGAATAGTTGTTGGCATAAGAGACAGCAAATTATCAGAAAAACTTCAACTGAATCCAGATCTAAAGCTTGAAGATGCCATAAACCAAGCCCGTCAGAGAGAAGCTGTTCAAAAACAACAAGCTATCGTTCGCAATGAACTGAGTTCTTCGTCAGGAGGAGCATCAAGTGTAGATGTCGTCAGCAATTTCAAGAAACATGGACAAAGAAAGAAACACTCCTTTCAATCGGgaaaatccaacaaaaaagGGTTCACAAAACCAGCTAGTGGACACAATAATAAGGGTGCTAAACCAGTATCCTGCCACAGATGCGGAAATTCGCAAGCTCACAGCAGAGAGGAATGTCCCGCCAAAAATCAGAAATGCAACAAATGCCATAAAATTGGACACTTTGCTCGAAAATGTCAGAGTCTACACGAAATTGCTATTGAATCAGATGAAGAATTCTTAGGGGCAATACACGAAAATGCAAATTCCAGTGAATGTAAACCATGGCTGACAACTATTGAAATTAATGGACATGCAGTCGAATTCAAAATCGACACGGGTGCCGATGTTACTGCTATTCCGGAGAAAACTTTCAATACATTAAATGTGAACAACCTTCAGTTATCACAGAAAATTCTGAAAGGTCCTGGCAGAAACACTTTAAACGTAATTGGAAAGTTTCGTTGTGAATTATTTCAGGAAAACCGCAAAACTCATCAAGACTTGTATGTTATTCGAGGCCTCAACAAACCACTTCTTGGGAGACCAGCTATTGAGAAACTAGAAATAGTCAAACAGATTGCAAGTTTGCAGCTGCACTCTGATTACAAGCAAAAATTTCCTTCACTCTTTCAAGGACTTGGAAGATTACAGGGGGAGTACGAGATAAAGATGAGAGAGGACGCGCAACCGTACGCAGTCACCGCACCAAGGAGAGTGGCCTTACCCTACCTTGAGAAAGTCAAAGATGAGCTAAGTAGGATGGAGAGCTCAGGAGTTATCTCACCTGTAGATGAGCCTACGGACTGGTGCTCAGGTCTTGTGGTGATCCCAAAGAAAAACAACTGTGTTAGACTTTGTATTGACCTGACACAACTCAACAAGTGGGTCAGAAGGGAGAATTTCCAATTACCAAGCACAGAGGAGACCCTCAACAGACTCACAGGAGCCAAAGTTTTTTCAAAGTTAGATGCTAACAGTGGATTTTGGCAAATACCTCTAGATCCAGCATCTAGACTTTTGACCACATTTATTACACCATTTGGGCGATATTGTTTCAACAGACTACCGTTTGGTATCTCATCAGCCCCGGAGTACTTCCAGAAAAGGATGCAGATGATTCTAGCTGGGTTTGAGGGAGTCTTATGTCAGATGGACGACATACTTGTGTTTGGAGCCACCCAAGAGGAACATGATGGCAGGCTAGAAAACGTGTTGAGAAAGCTGTGTGAAGCAGGCATAACTCTTAACAGTGCAAAGTGTGAGTTCTCAAAGGACCAAATCACCTTTGTAGGACATGTCATAGACCAAAATGGGATTCAACCTGATCCGAAGAAGGTGTCAGCAGTCAAAAACTATGAAGCACCGCAAAATGTGACAGACGTTCGACGCTTCTTAGGAATGGTGAATCAGCTCGGACGATTTACTCCTAATCTGGCAGAGCATAGCAAACTGTTGCGTGACTTGCTACACAAGGACAACGAATTTACATGGGGACCTCCACAGGAGCAAGCTTTCAGCAAGATTAAAGAAGAACTGAGTAATGAGACAGTTCTCGCTCTGTATGATCcaaaagatccaacaaaagTGTCGGCAGATGCGTCGTCATATGGATTAGGAGCCGTACTTCTCCAAGCGACAGACAGCAGCAGCAATCATTGGAAGCCAATTGCTTATGCGTCACGATCCATGGGCCCAACCGAGCAACAATACGCACAAGTAGAGAAAGAAGCACTTGCTGTGACGTGGGCTTGTGAGAAATTCTCAGATTTCCTGATTGGCATGAAATTTAACATAGAGACATACCATAAACCCCTGATATCTCTACTGGGATCGAAAGCTATTTCTGATCTACCACCAAGGATACAGCGTTTCCGCATGCGACTCATGAGATATGAGTATGAGATATACCATGTTCCTGGTAAAAATCTTTACACAGCTGATGCACTCTCTAGAGCACCGCAGCAAGAGATGTCAAAAGAAGAGGAGGAGTTCCAGACGGTGATGGAAGCATACGTAGACTCCATCATAGAAACTCTTCCAGCAAGCGAGTCGCTACTAGAAGAAATACGACGAAAACTACATGAGGATAGCGTGTTACGCATTGTCATGCGGTACTGTGAGGAGGGTTGGCCAGGATTTGAAAAGCCACCGATCAACATTGTCACTCTTCCATTTTGGCAGATAAGAGAAAAACTCTCAGTCTGTCAAGGCTTACTTATGAGAGGAAATCGACTCGTTATTCCTACAGCTCTAAGAGCTGACATGTTGCAGAGAATCCATGAAGGACATCAAGGAATACTGAAGTGTCGGGAACGAGTCAGAAATTCTATTTGGTGGCCAGGGATTAATCGTGAAACCGAGGACCTAGTGAAAAGCTGTTCTGTCTGTGTGAAAAACAGACCAGATCACGCAGAGCCTTTACGACCAACCAAATTTCCAGACAGGCCATGGAAGATGTTAGCAACAGACCTATTTCACCTGAAAATTGACAATTATCTACTCGTCGTTGACTATTTTTCCCGCTATGTTGAAATAGCAAAGTTGGAAAGCACCACATCACAGATCATAATAAATCATCTTAAATCGATGTTCGCTAGGCATGGTATACCGGACACATTGGTGTCTGACAATGGACCACAATATGCCAGCTCAGTTTTCCAGACCTTCTCCAGGAATTACGGATTCCGTCTCCAAACTAGTAGTCCTCACTATTCACAAGGAAATGGTGAAGCCGAACGTGCTGTGCAGACAGTAAAACGTTTACTAAGAAATGCGACAGACTCGTACCTTGCATTGCTTGCATACAGAGCAACTCCATTGAAGAATGGATGCAGCCCAGCTGAACTTTTAATGGGGAGAAAACTCAGGACCACTTTGCCAGAAAATCCGAGAAACTATTACCCAAAATGGCCAGACTTAGGAAAAGTACGTCATCTAGAGGAACAATCCCGTCAGAACCAAAAACTTAACTTTGATTTCGCAAAGAAAGCAAGACCTTTATCTCTGTTGAAAGCTGGAGAAACAGTATGGGTGAAGGGAGAAGGAGGAGGAACGACCGGAACAGTGGTAACCAGGACACAACAGAGTGACCGCTCTTACATCATTGAGACACCCAAAGGATCGATTCGCAGGAACCGTCGTCACTTAGCACCAGCAAGCATGTTGAAGGATGAAGTATTCGCGAGTGACACATTTGACCAAGATATGGACATTCGTAACAATGTGAATCCTGTGAGTGAAAATGCGCGTAACAAGACCAGTGAAACAGTGTCGCACACTACCCGAAACCAAGTCGCGACAAAGTCTGTGAACGAGAAACTTACCTGTGTTGATCAAAACACATCGCGCATCACCAGATCTGGTAGAGTGTCAAAGCTGATCGAGAGACTGAATTTGTGA